One Vigna unguiculata cultivar IT97K-499-35 chromosome 7, ASM411807v1, whole genome shotgun sequence genomic region harbors:
- the LOC114189584 gene encoding U3 small nucleolar ribonucleoprotein protein IMP3 gives MRKLKFHEKKLLKKVNFLEWKREGGHRENLVMQRYHITGRDDYKKYSGLCHMVQKLVNIVKQMDAKDPFRVDMTDKLLEKLYNMGVIPTRQSITLCERLTVSSFCRRRLSTVLVRLKFAEHLKEAVTYIEQGHIRVGPETVTDPAFLVTRNMEDFITWVDSSKIKRKVLQYNDKLDDYDLMN, from the exons ATGAGGAAGCTAAAGTTCCATGAAAAGAAGCTTTTGAAGAAGGTAAATTTTTTGGAATGGAAGAGAGAAGGTGGTCACAGAGAGAACTTGGTTATGCAACGCTACCACATTACTGGACGGGACGATTACAAAAA ATATTCAGGTTTATGCCATATGGTTCAGAAGTTAGTTAACATAGTGAAACAGATGGACGCAAAGGATCCTTTTAGGGTTGACATGACTGACAAGCTTTTGGAAAAACT CTACAACATGGGCGTGATTCCAACCAGGCAAAGCATCACACTATGTGAACGCTTAACTGTGTCATCCTTCTGTAG ACGTAGGCTCTCAACTGTTCTGGTGCGATTAAAATTTGCTGAACACTTGAAAGAAGCTGTCACGTACATTGAGCAAGGGCATATAAGGGTTGGTCCAGAGACGGTGACAGACCCGGCTTTCCTTGTAACTAGGAACATGGAAGACTTCATTACATGGGTGGATTCATCCAAAATAAAGAGAAAGGTGCTTCAGTACAATGACAAATTGGATGACTATGATTTAATGAATTAA